Proteins from a single region of Macaca fascicularis isolate 582-1 chromosome 5, T2T-MFA8v1.1:
- the CENPC gene encoding centromere protein C isoform X3 translates to MSSRNINDYHSDAGEEFYLSVGSPSVLLDAKTSVSQNVIPSSAQKRETYTFENSVNTLPSSTEVSLKTKKRLNFEDKVMLKKIEIDNKVSDEEYKTSEGQERKPSGSSQNITRDSEYEIQRKAKKSFSTLFLETVKRKSKSSPVVRHAATAPPHSCPPDDKKVIEDEFIIDESDQSFASRSWITIPRKAGPLKQRPISPAESTALLQNRKSREKHHNILPKTLANRKHSHEPHPVEPSQSSDKTVLDTSYALTGETENDCKSAKYEMCSKDAEKSSGSKRTIKQKQRRKFKAKPAEEQLDVGQSKDENIRMSHTTQDKFQRNSDRNIEEREEIGNDCVSKKQMSPVGSKKSSARKDKGEAKKKHFSNESKNKLVPEEVISTVTRSRRISRRPSDWWVVKSEESPVYSNSSIRNELPVHRNSRQKSAKKTNQSSKNIGEKTIPLKRQKIATKGNQRVQKFLNAKGSGGTVGHDEISSCLLSEPLESDEEDLAKKKNLDCSRSTRSSKKEDNVMTAQHVPLKPQTSGYTYNTPTESSLDSGERKTLVLEESGPSRLNNNYLTSGKNNNDVDEEEVHGSSDDSKRSKVIPKNRIHHKLVLPSNTPNVRRTKRTRLKPLEYWRGERIDYQGRPSGGFVIGGILSPDTMSSKRKAKENIGKVDKKSNKKRICLDNDERKTSLMVNLGIPLGDPLQPTRVKDPETREIILMDLVRPQDTYQFFVKHGELKVYKTLDTPFFSTGKLILGPQEEKGKQHVGQDILVFYVNFGDLLCTLHETPYIISTGDSFYVPSGNYYNIKNLLNEESVLLFTQIKR, encoded by the exons ATGTCAAGTAGAAACATAAATGATTATCACAGTGATGCTGGTGAAGAATTTTACTTATCTGTTGGCTCACCTTCTGTTCTTTTGGATGCAAAAACATCTGTATCGCAAAATGTTATTCCATCTAGTGCCCAAAAGAGAGAGACTTACACTTTTGAAAATTCAGTAAATACGCTGCCTTCAAGTACAGAGGTTTCacttaaaaccaaaaaaag GTTAAACTTTGAAGATAaagttatgttaaaaaaaatagaaatagataatAAAGTATCAGATGAAGAGTATAAAACATCAGAAGGACAAGAAAGAAAACCATCAGGATCATCTCAGAATATAACACGAGATTCAGAATATGAAATTCAACGAAAAGCTAAAAAAAGTTTTTCAACATTGTTTTTAGAAACAGTAAAACGAAAAAGTAAATCCAG TCCCGTTGTTAGGCATGCAGCAACTGCTCCACCTCATTCGTGTCCTCCCGATGATAAGAAGGTGATAGAGGATGAATTTATAATTGATGAGTCAGATCAAAGTTTTGCCAGTAGATCTTGGATTACAATACCAAGAAAGGCAGGGCCTCTGAAACAACGCCCAATATCTCCGGCTGAGAGCACTGCACTGCTTCAAAATAGAAAGTCAAGAGAAAAGCATCATAATATATTACCTAAGACTTTGGCAAATCGCAAACATTCTCATGAACCTCACCCAGTAGAACCATCTCAGTCCTCTGATAAAACAGTACTGGATACAAGTTATGCTTTGACAGGTGAAACGGAAAATGATTGTAAATCTGCAAAATATGAAATGTGTTCCaaggatgcagaaaaatcatCTGGAAGCAAAAggactataaaacaaaaacagagaagaaaatttaagGCTAAACCAGCTGAAGAACAGCTTGATGTGGGACAGTCTAAAGATGAAAACATACGTATGTCACATACTACCCAAGacaaatttcaaagaaattcaGACAGAAATATAGAAGAGCGTGAAGAGATAGGAAATGATTGTGTTTCCAAAAAACAGATGTCACCTGTGG gaaGCAAGAAAAGTAGCGCTAGAAAAGATAAGGGAGAAGCTAAAAAGAAGCACTTTTCCAATGAGTCCAAGAACAAACTTGTGCCTGAAGAAGTGATTTCAACTGTCACGAGAAGTCGAAGAATTTCCAGACGTCCATCTGATTGGTGGGTGGTAAAATCAGAGGAga GTCCTGTTTATAGCAATTCTTCAATAAGAAATGAATTACCAGTGCATCGCAACAGTAGACAAAAATCTGCTAAGAAAACAAATCAGTCATCTAAGAATATTGGAGAAAAAACGATTCCACTTAAAAGGCAGAAGATAGCAACTAAAGGCAACCAAAGAGTACAGAAGTTTTTAAATGCTAAAGGTTCTGGAGGTACCGTTGGTCATGATGAAATTTCCAGTTGTTTGCTGAGTGAGCCATTGGAAAGTGATGAGGAAGACTTGGCTAAGAAGAAAAATCTTGATTGTTCTAG ATCTACAAGAAGCTCAAAAAAGGAAGATAATGTTATGACTGCACAGCATGTTCCCCTAAAGCCTCAGACCAGTGGATATACATATAACACACCAACAGAATCAAGCTTGGATTCTGGAGAGCGTAAGACTTTAGTTTTAGAGGAAAG tggaccttccaggctcaataataattatttaacatCTGGAAAGAATAATAACGATGTGGATGAGGAGGAAGTTCATGGAAGTTCAG ATGACTCAAAACGATCTAAAGTGATACCAAAGAACAGAATCCATCACAAACTAg TATTGCCCTCCAACACACCAAATGTTCGCAGGACCAAGAGAACACGTTTGAAACCTTTGGAGTACTGGCGAGGAGAGCGAATAGATTATCAAGGAAGGCCATCAG gAGGATTCGTGATTGGTGGGATACTGTCTCCAGACACAATGTCGTCTAAAaggaaggcaaaagaaaatattggaaaagTCGACAAAAAGTCTAATAAGAAAAGGATCTGTCTTGATAATGATGAAAGAA AGACTAGCTTAATGGTAAATCTAGGTATACCTCTTGGAGATCCTTTGCAGCCAACGAGGGTAAAGGACCCAGAAACAAGAGAGATTATTCTCATGG ATCTTGTAAGGCCACAAGATACATATCAATTTTTTGTTAAACATGGTGAGTTGAAGGTATATAAGACATTGGACACACCCTTTTTTTCTACTGGGAAATTGATATTAGGACCacaagaggaaaagggaaagcaGCATGTTGGCCAAGATATATTG
- the CENPC gene encoding centromere protein C isoform X6, which produces MCSKDAEKSSGSKRTIKQKQRRKFKAKPAEEQLDVGQSKDENIRMSHTTQDKFQRNSDRNIEEREEIGNDCVSKKQMSPVGSKKSSARKDKGEAKKKHFSNESKNKLVPEEVISTVTRSRRISRRPSDWWVVKSEESPVYSNSSIRNELPVHRNSRQKSAKKTNQSSKNIGEKTIPLKRQKIATKGNQRVQKFLNAKGSGGTVGHDEISSCLLSEPLESDEEDLAKKKNLDCSRSTRSSKKEDNVMTAQHVPLKPQTSGYTYNTPTESSLDSGERKTLVLEESGPSRLNNNYLTSGKNNNDVDEEEVHGSSDDSKRSKVIPKNRIHHKLVLPSNTPNVRRTKRTRLKPLEYWRGERIDYQGRPSGGFVIGGILSPDTMSSKRKAKENIGKVDKKSNKKRICLDNDERKTSLMVNLGIPLGDPLQPTRVKDPETREIILMDLVRPQDTYQFFVKHGELKVYKTLDTPFFSTGKLILGPQEEKGKQHVGQDILVFYVNFGDLLCTLHETPYIISTGDSFYVPSGNYYNIKNLLNEESVLLFTQIKR; this is translated from the exons ATGTGTTCCaaggatgcagaaaaatcatCTGGAAGCAAAAggactataaaacaaaaacagagaagaaaatttaagGCTAAACCAGCTGAAGAACAGCTTGATGTGGGACAGTCTAAAGATGAAAACATACGTATGTCACATACTACCCAAGacaaatttcaaagaaattcaGACAGAAATATAGAAGAGCGTGAAGAGATAGGAAATGATTGTGTTTCCAAAAAACAGATGTCACCTGTGG gaaGCAAGAAAAGTAGCGCTAGAAAAGATAAGGGAGAAGCTAAAAAGAAGCACTTTTCCAATGAGTCCAAGAACAAACTTGTGCCTGAAGAAGTGATTTCAACTGTCACGAGAAGTCGAAGAATTTCCAGACGTCCATCTGATTGGTGGGTGGTAAAATCAGAGGAga GTCCTGTTTATAGCAATTCTTCAATAAGAAATGAATTACCAGTGCATCGCAACAGTAGACAAAAATCTGCTAAGAAAACAAATCAGTCATCTAAGAATATTGGAGAAAAAACGATTCCACTTAAAAGGCAGAAGATAGCAACTAAAGGCAACCAAAGAGTACAGAAGTTTTTAAATGCTAAAGGTTCTGGAGGTACCGTTGGTCATGATGAAATTTCCAGTTGTTTGCTGAGTGAGCCATTGGAAAGTGATGAGGAAGACTTGGCTAAGAAGAAAAATCTTGATTGTTCTAG ATCTACAAGAAGCTCAAAAAAGGAAGATAATGTTATGACTGCACAGCATGTTCCCCTAAAGCCTCAGACCAGTGGATATACATATAACACACCAACAGAATCAAGCTTGGATTCTGGAGAGCGTAAGACTTTAGTTTTAGAGGAAAG tggaccttccaggctcaataataattatttaacatCTGGAAAGAATAATAACGATGTGGATGAGGAGGAAGTTCATGGAAGTTCAG ATGACTCAAAACGATCTAAAGTGATACCAAAGAACAGAATCCATCACAAACTAg TATTGCCCTCCAACACACCAAATGTTCGCAGGACCAAGAGAACACGTTTGAAACCTTTGGAGTACTGGCGAGGAGAGCGAATAGATTATCAAGGAAGGCCATCAG gAGGATTCGTGATTGGTGGGATACTGTCTCCAGACACAATGTCGTCTAAAaggaaggcaaaagaaaatattggaaaagTCGACAAAAAGTCTAATAAGAAAAGGATCTGTCTTGATAATGATGAAAGAA AGACTAGCTTAATGGTAAATCTAGGTATACCTCTTGGAGATCCTTTGCAGCCAACGAGGGTAAAGGACCCAGAAACAAGAGAGATTATTCTCATGG ATCTTGTAAGGCCACAAGATACATATCAATTTTTTGTTAAACATGGTGAGTTGAAGGTATATAAGACATTGGACACACCCTTTTTTTCTACTGGGAAATTGATATTAGGACCacaagaggaaaagggaaagcaGCATGTTGGCCAAGATATATTG